The following are encoded in a window of Methylicorpusculum oleiharenae genomic DNA:
- the cas3f gene encoding type I-F CRISPR-associated helicase Cas3f yields MVTFVSQCEKKALTRTRRVLDAFANRIGDNTWQTVITEDGLIAVKTLLRKTATKNTAVACHWLRSRSRSELVWIVGNRKRFNAEGIVPVNSTGKNLSHREWEKGWHTTEIIAIAAAIAGLFHDLGKANDLFQEKLNPARKDKKPKRFEPYRHEWVSLRIFQAFVNGRNDQEWLKQLVNVDEDIESQVIQKIFVDNPGSDTFNNPFDTLPAFAKLVAWLVVSHHRLPVYPKLGETEPSLDQLDTWLNYAFDESWNSTNSQNHVWEQQHLEANWKFSNRTPLASKTWQKKATELSKRALTCQGLSEVDWFNQPFVMHLSRLALMLADHHYSAKDAQTRWQDAHYQAFANTDEHRQPKQKLDEHNIGVSQHAFEFIINLRRLREELPTLADNKTLTKGPKEDKEPWQTKAFQAAQQIQSQVKDQGFFGINMASTGKGKTLANARIMYGLADESEGCRFSVALGLRTLTLQTGEALQERLELDKTDIATLIGSQAILRLNQINQGKQNEDDPFAMRGSESLEWGLDDDGFDVIYGTELYEGQLEKWFPNNRKAKKLLHAPILVSTIDHLTPATEGVRGGRQIVPMLRLLTSDLVLDEPDEFDLNDLPALARLVNWAGMLGAKVLLSTATMPPALAYALFEAYQEGRKAFNAATNQSITPKSVVCAWFDEFSVQTSEQENIQSFIKAHDEFIQKRITKLAQDNLIFRKAKLLAIAATADLQPLDTMSIVIRQGMMDLHRGHHQQHASGKNISLGLVRIANINPLVAIARLLYANPAPENFRIHYCVYHSQYPLAQRAFIESRLDQALNRKDPEAIWNCSEIQHALSHYPEQNQLFVVLATSVAEVGRDHDYDWAIAEPSSMRSIIQIAGRIQRHRKQTPETENFYILAKNYRALKNKDDNKMAFVNPGFESEHRIVKPKDLAEILLETQFSTPNAIPSIQRPKKWKETSPFLNLVTLEQIAYRQKLFENTDNKGPANLWWQNQVTWCAEIQRKQPFRASSPDQAYSLYLAEEEDEPVWKIKNENVNPIKYEIVSDITNIDVTPVQGNQPWFVFNIQDQYGNLAEQLEKPLKYISYCFGEIRLPDYENQINEWYYSPMLGVFKEIL; encoded by the coding sequence ATGGTCACCTTTGTCAGCCAATGCGAGAAAAAAGCACTAACCCGCACTCGTCGTGTACTCGACGCCTTCGCCAACCGCATCGGTGATAACACCTGGCAAACAGTCATAACCGAAGACGGCCTGATTGCCGTTAAAACCCTGCTGCGCAAAACCGCCACTAAAAATACAGCCGTGGCTTGCCATTGGCTGCGTTCCAGAAGCCGGAGCGAGTTGGTTTGGATTGTGGGGAATAGGAAGCGGTTTAATGCTGAGGGGATCGTGCCAGTGAATAGCACCGGAAAAAATTTAAGTCATCGTGAATGGGAAAAGGGTTGGCACACAACGGAAATCATTGCCATTGCCGCAGCAATTGCAGGACTATTCCATGATTTGGGCAAAGCCAATGATTTGTTTCAAGAAAAACTTAACCCAGCCAGAAAAGACAAAAAGCCTAAAAGATTCGAACCATACAGGCATGAATGGGTGTCTTTACGGATTTTTCAGGCATTTGTTAATGGAAGAAACGACCAAGAATGGCTTAAACAATTAGTAAATGTTGATGAAGATATAGAAAGCCAAGTTATACAAAAAATATTTGTCGATAATCCTGGCTCGGATACATTCAACAATCCATTCGACACCTTACCGGCATTTGCAAAGCTAGTCGCGTGGCTGGTGGTTTCTCACCATCGTTTGCCGGTTTATCCCAAGTTAGGTGAAACGGAGCCTAGCCTTGACCAGCTTGATACATGGTTAAACTACGCTTTTGACGAATCTTGGAATTCAACCAATAGCCAAAACCACGTATGGGAACAGCAGCACTTAGAAGCCAATTGGAAATTTTCCAATCGAACTCCATTGGCAAGCAAAACATGGCAAAAAAAGGCAACAGAGCTGTCAAAACGGGCTTTGACTTGTCAGGGCTTGAGCGAAGTCGATTGGTTTAACCAACCATTTGTTATGCATTTGTCACGTCTGGCCCTAATGCTCGCCGACCATCACTATTCTGCCAAAGACGCGCAAACCCGCTGGCAAGATGCCCATTACCAAGCTTTTGCCAATACCGACGAACACCGCCAACCCAAGCAAAAACTGGATGAGCACAATATTGGTGTAAGCCAGCATGCTTTTGAATTCATTATAAATTTAAGACGCTTACGGGAAGAATTGCCAACGCTTGCCGACAACAAAACGTTAACCAAAGGCCCAAAGGAAGATAAAGAGCCATGGCAAACTAAAGCCTTCCAGGCTGCTCAACAGATTCAAAGCCAAGTTAAAGATCAAGGCTTTTTCGGCATCAATATGGCTTCGACTGGAAAAGGCAAAACCTTGGCGAACGCCAGAATTATGTATGGTTTAGCTGACGAGTCGGAAGGCTGCCGCTTTAGTGTAGCCTTAGGCTTACGGACATTGACTTTACAAACAGGTGAAGCCCTGCAAGAACGCTTAGAGCTCGATAAAACGGACATTGCCACGCTGATTGGATCACAGGCTATTCTGCGTCTAAACCAAATCAACCAAGGCAAACAAAATGAGGACGATCCATTTGCCATGCGCGGTAGCGAAAGCTTGGAGTGGGGGTTGGATGATGACGGTTTCGATGTGATTTATGGCACCGAACTTTACGAAGGCCAACTGGAAAAGTGGTTCCCAAATAATCGAAAAGCCAAAAAACTGTTACATGCTCCTATATTAGTCAGCACTATCGACCACTTAACGCCTGCAACCGAAGGCGTTCGAGGCGGCAGGCAAATTGTACCAATGTTGCGCCTACTTACATCCGACTTGGTTTTAGATGAACCAGACGAATTTGATTTGAATGACTTGCCAGCCTTGGCTCGATTGGTGAATTGGGCTGGTATGTTGGGCGCAAAAGTATTGTTATCTACGGCAACTATGCCGCCTGCATTGGCTTATGCCTTATTTGAAGCCTACCAAGAAGGGCGGAAAGCATTTAATGCCGCCACCAATCAATCAATTACACCAAAATCCGTTGTGTGCGCGTGGTTTGATGAGTTCAGTGTACAGACATCAGAACAGGAAAACATTCAGAGCTTTATCAAAGCGCATGATGAATTCATTCAAAAACGCATTACCAAGCTCGCTCAGGATAATTTAATTTTTCGTAAAGCAAAATTGTTGGCAATTGCTGCGACAGCCGATTTACAGCCACTTGACACGATGAGTATAGTAATCCGGCAGGGCATGATGGACTTACACCGAGGCCATCATCAACAACACGCATCCGGTAAAAACATCTCTCTCGGTTTGGTACGCATAGCCAATATCAACCCATTAGTGGCAATTGCCAGATTGCTGTATGCCAATCCTGCACCGGAAAATTTCCGTATCCATTACTGCGTTTATCACAGCCAGTATCCATTGGCGCAACGAGCATTCATTGAAAGCAGATTAGACCAAGCTCTCAACCGCAAAGACCCAGAAGCCATTTGGAATTGCTCCGAAATTCAACATGCCTTAAGCCATTATCCAGAACAAAATCAGCTTTTTGTGGTATTGGCAACATCGGTGGCGGAAGTCGGGCGTGACCACGATTACGATTGGGCGATTGCCGAACCTAGTTCCATGCGCTCAATTATTCAAATAGCTGGACGCATACAGCGCCATCGTAAGCAAACACCTGAAACAGAGAATTTTTATATTCTGGCTAAAAACTATAGGGCTCTTAAAAACAAAGATGACAACAAAATGGCCTTTGTAAATCCAGGATTTGAATCAGAACACCGAATAGTGAAGCCAAAAGATTTAGCAGAAATTCTACTAGAAACTCAATTTTCAACTCCGAATGCCATTCCTAGTATCCAGCGACCTAAAAAATGGAAAGAAACCTCACCATTTTTAAACCTAGTGACGCTAGAACAAATTGCCTACCGCCAAAAGTTATTTGAAAATACAGATAACAAAGGTCCTGCTAATTTATGGTGGCAAAACCAAGTTACATGGTGCGCCGAAATCCAGCGCAAGCAACCTTTTAGGGCTTCTTCACCTGACCAAGCGTATAGCCTTTATCTTGCAGAAGAAGAGGACGAACCCGTTTGGAAAATCAAAAACGAGAACGTTAATCCCATTAAATATGAAATCGTATCGGATATTACAAATATTGATGTAACGCCAGTCCAAGGCAATCAACCTTGGTTTGTCTTCAATATTCAAGATCAATACGGAAATTTAGCAGAACAACTAGAAAAGCCTTTGAAATATATCAGCTATTGTTTCGGCGAAATACGCCTGCCGGACTATGAAAATCAAATAAATGAATGGTATTACTCCCCAATGCTTGGGGTTTTTAAAGAAATTTTATAG
- the csy1 gene encoding type I-F CRISPR-associated protein Csy1 → MENPQKIIEDFFIEKTQDSVAAGFEEILKPIRDKKNNHKHKDQLEKYTKEYDAFESNQWMRKKLDKLVVIFGADERISELLQQAIDLYQNSSDHNELKTNLAAQFKSLKKEVNKSHISEQDKKYFQKIEGDKLQTDKIRKNQRLLERLAVVDDKIASAISGAKETAQEKYQRNTWINDAAQKASEVSVGMTHIAKLTHSSTKASNINATALYKNSSKPLVITVNCSKEIKKDFAYSTAAYAQIAEFLQLIGKEICINPTLLKPYAQDDNQLMDWQEQFSLAFNEKNKSSHILAKQVYFPLTSVTDYHLLAPLISSSLAQVIYNRIWEARRKDTPVNKARADETFSSEIARSFHRTAVLKATQTNHQNVSNLNGKRSGQLILLPAVPPQWQTQTKPPIHLKTIFNKQLANQAKEPLTELKNLLLAIKANKLSVNLQRKQIIRNHLADIAEVVLDYARQVQRLKEYSGWSQESKLPVHQQYWLDPLRPEEEFQTAKTTLDWSSDVIVDFSKWVNRHIKHKQLTLGATHEKQWQKLFLPLLREFNAIAEVDLETNTEEVGA, encoded by the coding sequence ATGGAAAATCCACAAAAAATAATTGAAGATTTTTTTATCGAAAAAACTCAAGACTCAGTAGCAGCAGGTTTTGAAGAAATTCTTAAGCCTATAAGGGATAAGAAAAATAACCATAAACACAAAGATCAGTTAGAAAAATATACTAAGGAATACGATGCCTTTGAATCAAACCAATGGATGCGTAAGAAACTCGATAAGCTGGTAGTTATTTTTGGTGCTGATGAAAGGATATCTGAATTACTTCAGCAAGCTATAGATTTATATCAAAACTCCTCTGACCACAATGAATTAAAAACAAATCTTGCCGCGCAATTTAAATCCTTAAAAAAAGAGGTGAATAAATCTCATATTTCCGAGCAAGATAAAAAGTATTTTCAAAAAATTGAGGGTGATAAACTTCAAACGGATAAAATCAGAAAAAATCAACGGTTACTTGAAAGATTGGCTGTCGTTGACGATAAAATCGCCAGCGCAATTAGTGGGGCAAAAGAAACTGCTCAAGAAAAATATCAACGAAATACATGGATTAACGATGCGGCACAAAAGGCCAGTGAAGTTAGTGTTGGTATGACCCATATTGCAAAACTGACTCATTCCAGCACGAAAGCCTCAAATATAAATGCTACAGCGTTATACAAAAATTCTTCTAAGCCCTTAGTTATCACTGTTAATTGTTCAAAAGAAATAAAAAAAGATTTTGCTTATTCAACAGCCGCTTACGCTCAGATTGCAGAGTTCTTGCAATTAATTGGAAAAGAAATCTGCATAAATCCAACCTTGTTAAAACCATATGCTCAAGACGATAACCAGCTAATGGATTGGCAAGAGCAATTTAGTTTAGCTTTTAACGAAAAAAACAAATCCAGTCATATTCTGGCTAAGCAAGTTTATTTTCCTTTAACTTCAGTAACCGACTATCACTTATTAGCCCCACTGATTTCATCATCTCTAGCGCAAGTCATTTATAACCGAATTTGGGAAGCACGCCGAAAAGACACACCCGTAAATAAGGCTAGAGCTGATGAAACTTTCAGTTCAGAAATAGCTAGGTCGTTTCATAGAACCGCCGTCTTAAAAGCCACACAAACTAATCATCAAAATGTTTCCAATTTAAATGGAAAGCGCTCGGGACAACTAATTTTGCTGCCAGCCGTTCCACCACAATGGCAAACCCAAACCAAGCCGCCCATTCATTTAAAAACTATATTTAATAAACAACTTGCTAACCAAGCCAAAGAACCGCTGACAGAACTCAAGAATTTATTGTTAGCCATTAAGGCCAACAAACTCAGTGTAAATCTTCAGCGTAAGCAAATTATTCGTAACCATCTAGCGGATATTGCCGAAGTGGTGCTCGATTATGCAAGACAAGTTCAAAGACTTAAAGAGTATTCGGGATGGTCGCAAGAATCGAAATTGCCAGTACATCAACAATATTGGCTTGACCCTTTAAGACCGGAAGAAGAATTTCAAACCGCGAAAACTACGCTCGATTGGTCAAGTGACGTGATTGTCGATTTTTCCAAATGGGTTAACCGGCATATAAAACACAAACAACTCACACTAGGCGCTACACACGAAAAACAGTGGCAAAAACTGTTTTTGCCCTTATTGCGCGAATTTAATGCCATTGCTGAAGTGGATTTAGAAACCAACACAGAGGAGGTGGGAGCATGA